A genome region from Setaria italica strain Yugu1 chromosome III, Setaria_italica_v2.0, whole genome shotgun sequence includes the following:
- the LOC101761085 gene encoding polyamine oxidase, with protein sequence MALDYYKFDYEFAEPPCVTSVQNCVPLPTFSDFGDDVYDVADQRGYESVVYNLAGQYLKTDKSGKIVDPRLKLNKVVREISYSPNGVTVKTEDNSVYQADYVMVSASLGVLQSDLIQFKPQLPAWKVVAIYQFDMAVYTKIFVKFPKKFWPEGKGREFFLYASSRRGYYVVWQEFEKQYPDANVLLVTVTDEESRRIEQQSDNQTKAEIMEVLRKVFPGKDVPDATDILVPRWWSDRFYKGTFSNWPIGVNRYEYDQLRAPVGRVYFTGEHTSEHYNGYVHGAYLAGIDSAEILINCAQKMCKYHVEGKYY encoded by the exons ATGGCGCTGGACTACTACAAGTTCGACTACGAGTTCGCGGAGCCGCCGTGCGTGACCAGCGTGCAGAACTGCGTTCCTCTCCCGACGTTCAGCGACTTCGGAGACGACGTCTACGACGTCGCCGACCAGCGGGGCTACGAGTCCGTCGTCTACAACCTCGCCGGCCAGTACCTCAAGACCGACAAGTCTGGCAAAATCGTCGATCCCCGGTTAAAGCTCAACAAG GTGGTTCGTGAGATCTCCTACTCCCCGAATGGGGTCACCGTGAAGACGGAGGACAACTCGGTCTACCAAGCAGACTATGTCATGGTTTCTGCAAGTTTAGGAGTCCTGCAGAGTGACCTCATTCAGTTCAAGCCTCAGCTACCT GCATGGAAGGTTGTGGCGATCTACCAATTCGACATGGCCGTGTACACCAAGATATTCGTCAAGTTCCCCAAGAAGTTCTGGCCTGAAGGGAAAGGGAGGGAGTTCTTCCTCTATGCGAGCAGCAGGAGAGGTTACTACGTAGTGTGGCAG GAGTTTGAGAAGCAGTACCCTGATGCCAACGTCCTCCTTGTCACCGTGACTGACGAGGAGTCTAGGCGTATTGAGCAGCAGTCGGACAACCAGACCAAGGCAGAGATCATGGAGGTGCTGAGGAAGGTGTTCCCTGGCAAGGACGTCCCTGATGCGACCGACATCCTTGTCCCGAGATGGTGGTCCGACAGGTTCTACAAGGGCACCTTCTCCAACTGGCCAATTGGTGTGAACCGCTACGAATATGACCAGCTCAGG GCGCCGGTTGGGAGGGTTTACTTCACTGGTGAGCACACAAGCGAGCACTACAATGGCTATGTCCATGGCGCTTATCTTGCAG GAATTGACTCTGCAGAAATTCTGATCAACTGCGCCCAGAAGATGTGCAAGTACCATGTTGAGGGCAAGTATTACTAG
- the LOC105914056 gene encoding polyamine oxidase-like, translated as MIPSTAIIALVLAVLSLAQYAFLVTAAGPRVIIVGAGISGISAGKRLSEAGLTDLLILEATDHVGGRMHKQNFAGINVEVGANWVEGMNGGKMNPIWPIVNSTLKLRNFRSDFDYLAQNVYKEKYAVDE; from the exons ATGATTCCCTCCACGGCAATAATTGCTCTCGTGCTTGCAGTACTGAGCCTGGCACAGTATGCTTtcctcgtcaccgccgccggcccccgggTCATCATCGTCGGCGCCGGCATCTCGG GGATCTCGGCGGGGAAGAGGCTGTCGGAAGCTGGGTTAACGGACTTGCTGATTCTGGAGGCGACGGACCACGTCGGCGGGCGGATGCACAAGCAAAACTTCGCCGGCATCAACGTCGAGGTCGGCGCCAACTGGGTGGAGGGCATGAACGGTGGCAAGATGAACCCCATCTGGCCCATCGTCAACTCCACCCTCAAGCTCAGGAACTTCCGCTCCGACTTTGACTACCTCGCCCAAAACGTCTACAAGGAGAAGTACGCCGTCGATGAGTGA